A genome region from Cucurbita pepo subsp. pepo cultivar mu-cu-16 chromosome LG02, ASM280686v2, whole genome shotgun sequence includes the following:
- the LOC111787620 gene encoding 2-isopropylmalate synthase 2, chloroplastic-like yields MAVPVTLSSPNHFLVRHSNSQFPSCHRIYNRNFQALKNSSRSLSFRTVADNVSRIYCSHTESVVSNSKSNSSIRRPPYIPNRIPDSSYVRLFDTTLRDGEQSPGASLTAKEKLDIARQLVKLGVDIIEAGFPAASKEDFEAVKMIAAEVGNAVDSDGYVPVICGLSRCNENDIRTAWEAVKYAKRPRIHTFIATSEIHMEHKLRKTREQVIDIARNMVRFARSLGCDDVEFSPEDAGRSDREFLYQILGEVIKAGATTLNIPDTVGYTMPVEFGNLIADIKANTPGIDNVIISTHCQNDLGLATANTVAGACAGARQLEVTINGIGERAGNASLEEVVMALQCRGEHVLGGLRTGINSRHIFLTSKMVEEYTGLNVQPHKAIVGANAFAHESGIHQDGMLKHKGTYEIISPEDIGYERSNDAGIVLGKLSGRHALKSRLLELGYELDNENLDNVFWRFKAVAEQKKRVTDMDLRALVSDEVLQPTVLWKLLDLQITCGTLGLSTATVKLLDANGKEHVACAVGTGPVDSAYKAVDLIIKEPVTLLDYSMNSVTEGIDAIATTRVVIRGDNSYLSTNASTGEEVQRTFSGIGAGMDIVVASLKAYIGALNKMLGFFGVDVKVTEKITQSA; encoded by the exons ATGGCCGTGCCGGTAACTTTGTCGAGTCCGAATCACTTTCTTGTTCGGCATTCGAATTCTCAGTTTCCTTCCTGTCATCGGATTTACAATCGGAATTTTCAGGCTCTTAAGAATTCTTCACGGTCGTTGTCCTTTAGAACGGTGGCGGACAATGTGTCTCGCATTTACTGCAGTCACACTGAAAGCGTAGTTTCGAATTCCAAATCGAATTCATCCATTAGACGTCCGCCGTATATTCCTAATCGCATCCCTGACTCTTCCTATGTTCGGCTATTTGATACCACTCTCCGCGATGGCGAGCAGTCTCCAGGTGCCTCCCTCACTGCTAAAGAGAAGCTTGATATTGCTCGTCAGCTCGTCAAGCTTGGTGTTGACATAATTGAGGCTGGATTTCCTGCTGCTTCGAAGGAAGACTTTGAGGCCGTCAAGATGATTGCCGCAGAGGTTGGCAATGCTGTCGATTCGGACGGGTATGTGCCTGTTATTTGTGGTCTTTCGAGGTGTAATGAGAATGATATTCGAACTGCATGGGAGGCTGTGAAGTACGCTAAGAGACCGCGGATACATACGTTTATAGCAACAAGCGAAATTCATATGGAGCATAAGCTGAGAAAGACGAGGGAGCAAGTGATTGATATTGCTCGAAATATGGTGCGGTTTGCACGAAGTTTGGGTTGTGATGATGTTGAGTTTAGCCCCGAGGATGCTGGGAG ATCTGACAGAGAGTTCCTTTATCAAATTCTGGGCGAAGTGATAAAGGCTGGTGCAACTACTCTCAACATACCAGATACTGTGGGTTACACAATGCCAGTTGAATTTGGCAACTTGATTGCCGATATAAAAGCTAATACTCCTGGCATTGACAATGTTATCATCTCAACTCACTGCCAGAATGATCTTGGACTCGCAACTGCCAACACAGTAGCA GGGGCATGTGCAGGTGCAAGGCAACTTGAGGTCACAATTAATGGCATTGGTGAGAGAGCTGGAAATGCTTCGCTAGAGGAG GTGGTAATGGCCTTACAATGTCGTGGAGAGCATGTGCTTGGAGGTCTTCGTACTGGAATTAACTCAAGACATATCTTTTTGACTAGCAAGATG GTAGAAGAGTACACTGGTTTGAATGTACAACCACACAAGGCAATTGTGGGAGCTAATGCTTTTGCTCATGAAAGTGGCATCCACCAG GATGGGATGCTTAAGCACAAAGGTACTTACGAAATCATATCCCCTGAAGACATTGGCTACGAACGATCCAATGATGCTGGTATTGTTCTAGGAAAACTCAG TGGACGCCATGCCCTTAAAAGTCGACTTCTAGAG CTTGGTTATGAGCTTGACAATGAGAATCTTGACAACGTATTCTGGCGTTTCAAAGCAGTAGCTGAACAAAAGAAG AGAGTTACAGATATGGATCTTCGAGCATTGGTATCTGATGAGGTTTTACAACCAACTGTTCTATGGAAGCTGCTAGATTTGCAG ATCACTTGTGGAACTCTCGGTCTTTCCACTGCTACTGTTAAACTCCTTGATGCCAATGGGAAAGAGCACGTTGCTTGTGCGGTTGGAACGGGCCCTGTAGATTCAGCTTACAAGGCTGTTGATCTAATTATTAAG GAACCAGTAACACTGCTCGATTATTCAATGAATTCTGTCACCGAAGGGATCGATGCAATTGCCACTACTCGTGTTGTAATAAGAGGGGACAACAGTTACTTATCTACTAATGCATCGACTGGAGAAGAAGTTCAACGAACGTTTAG TGGTATCGGAGCGGGGATGGACATCGTCGTGGCAAGTCTCAAGGCCTACATTGGTGCATTAAACAAGATGCTTGGTTTCTTCGGAGTTGATGTTAAGGTGACTGAAAAAATAACACAGTCTgcataa
- the LOC111789435 gene encoding pyridoxal kinase-like, translating into MTPPILSLALPSATGRVLSIQSHTVQGYVGNKSAVFPLQLLGYDVDPINSVQFSNHTGYPTFKGQVLNGGQLWDLIEGLEENELLYYTHLLTGYIGSVSFLNTVLKVVEKLRSVNPQLTYVCDPVMGDEGKLYVPQELVSVYREKVVPVASMLTPNQFEAEQLTGLRIQSEGDGREACNILHAAGPTKVVITSISMNGELLLIGSHQKNEGQSPEQFKITIPKIPAYFTGTGDLTTALLLGWSNKYPEHLDLAAELAVSSLQAVLHRTMNDYKSAGHDPESSSLEIRLIQSQDDIRNPKIKFKAQRYD; encoded by the exons ATGACGCCGCCAATTCTCTCGTTAGCTCTGCCGTCGGCGACTGGTCGAGTTCTCAGTATTCAATCCCACACTGTTCAG GGATATGTCGGGAACAAATCAGCTgttttccctctccaactattGGGCTATGATGTAGATCCAATAAATTCCGTGCAGTTCTCAAACCACACAG gATATCCGACTTTCAAGGGCCAAGTTTTGAATGGAGGACAATTATGGGACTTAATTGAAGGCCTCGAAGAAAATGAGTTGTTGTACTATACTCATTTGTTAACAG GTTATATTGGTTCCGTTTCTTTCCTCAACACAGTGTTAAAAGTTGTTGAAAAGCTTCGCTCAGTGAACCCTCAGTTAACATATG TATGTGATCCTGTGATGGGTGATGAAGGGAAGCTTTATGTTCCGCAAGAACTGGTATCTGTGTACCGTGAGAAG GTTGTTCCAGTGGCTTCAATGTTGACTCCTAATCAATTTGAAGCTGAACAATTGACTGGGTTAAG GATCCAATCTGAGGGAGATGGTAGAGAAGCTTGTAACATTCTTCATGCTGCAGGACCTACAAAG GTTGTGATAACAAGCATAAGTATGAACGGTGAACTTCTTCTCATTGGCAGCCATCAGAAGAATGAG GGCCAATCTCCTGAACAATTTAAGATCACAATTCCCAAGATTCCTGCATATTTCACG GGAACTGGTGATCTTACGACTGCACTTCTTCTTGGTTGGAGCAAT AAATATCCTGAACACCTTGATTTGGCGGCAGAGCTTGCAGTCTCAAGTTTGcag GCAGTTCTGCATAGAACAATGAATGATTACAAAAGTGCAGGACATGATCCTGAATCCAGCAGTTTGGAGATTCGATTGATTCAAAGCCAAGATGACATTCGaaatccaaaaattaaatttaaagctcAAAGGTACGATTGA
- the LOC111786617 gene encoding heavy metal-associated isoprenylated plant protein 21-like — protein MGALDYLSNFCILTPTRTKHKPMQTVEIKVKLDCDGCERRVRNAVSSMKGVKSVEVMRKQHRVRVSGYVDAQKVLKRVKSTGKRAEFWPYIPQHLVHYPYALGAYDKKAPSGFVRNVVQAFPSAHEQNYASIFSDDNVHACSIM, from the exons atgggagcTCTTGATTATCTCTCCAACTTTTGCATTCTCACACCAACAAGAACCAAGCACAAACCAATGCAG ACGGTCGAGATCAAAGTGAAGCTAGATTGTGATGGATGTGAAAGAAGAGTTCGAAACGCCGTCTCTTCTATGAAAG GCGTGAAGTCGGTGGAGGTGATGAGAAAGCAACACAGGGTGAGGGTTAGTGGGTATGTTGATGCCCAAAAAGTGCTTAAGAGAGTAAAAAGCACTGGAAAAAGAGCTGAATTTTGGCCCTATATTCCTCAACATCTTGTTCATTACCCTTACGCCTTAGGTGCTTATGACAAGAAAGCTCCTTCTGGCTTTGTTAGGAATGTTGTGCAAGCTTTTCCATCTGCCCATGAACAAAACTATGCCTCTATTTTTAGTGATGACAATGTTCATGCTTGTTCTATCATGTAG
- the LOC111789421 gene encoding heavy metal-associated isoprenylated plant protein 32-like: MSKNQFRFSKIEIHVLKVHMNCEGCMERVRKLLKRIEGVYKVDIDAEEQKVTIIGNVDSSILIKKLAKLGKQAQLWASTSKQDEDDEEQTLRKNKGNYLEDAIDPSYTFQNEYTLPMFDSEFNNPTLLECYLAQENGMSSGFRHGPVTIAATQKASGSMISMAHDVVDIQGYQFS; encoded by the exons ATGTCAAAGAACCAATTCCGTTTCTCGAAGATCGAg ATACATGTTCTTAAAGTACACATGAATTGCGAAGGGTGCATGGAGAGAGTGAGAAAACTTCTCAAAAGGATTGAAG GAGTATATAAGGTAGATATAGATGCTGAAGAACAAAAGGTGACAATCATAGGCAATGTGGATTCAAGCATTTTGATAAAGAAGCTTGCCAAATTAGGGAAGCAAGCTCAACTTTGGGCATCAACTTCCAAGcaagatgaagatgatgaagaacaaaccctaagaaaaaacaaaggcaATTACTTGGAAGATGCAATAGATCCCTCTTATACCTTCCAAAATGAGTATACGCTTCCAATGTTTGATAGCGAATTCAATAACCCAACGCTATTAGAATGTTATCTTGCTCAAGAAAACGGCATGTCGAGCGGTTTTCGACATGGTCCAGTCACTATAGCTGCAACACAGAAGGCAAGTGGCTCGATGATATCCATGGCTCATGATGTTGTGGATATTCAAGGCTATCAATTTAGTTAG
- the LOC111788491 gene encoding uncharacterized protein At1g66480-like: MGNAMGRGSRRSKRTAKVMKINGETFKIRTPTTASQVTTHHPNHLLYDSQSITQLGLRAKPLDPHHQLKPKTLYFLLHLPPLPGSHRPLSRVRSDLCSSASDRLECLMLSRRSLSDLQSFRLDPDGMSTASRPTGPVQIKLRVPREEFERLMKESKSKVEAVERIVDLWKTGGMCSGQAREVRFLAVLDDKILIAF, from the coding sequence ATGGGAAATGCTATGGGAAGAGGATCAAGAAGAAGCAAGAGAACAGCAAAAGTGATGAAAATCAATGGCGAAACCTTCAAGATAAGAACACCAACCACAGCCTCCCAAGTCACCACCCACCATCCAAATCACCTCCTCTATGACTCCCAATCCATCACCCAACTCGGCCTCCGAGCCAAGCCTTTGGACCCTCATCACCAGCTCAAACCTAAGACCCTCTACTTCCTCCTCCACCTGCCCCCTCTCCCCGGTAGCCATCGCCCCTTGTCGCGTGTGCGCTCCGACCTTTGCTCGTCTGCCTCCGACCGCCTCGAGTGTCTTATGCTCTCTCGTCGATCGCTCTCCGACCTCCAATCCTTTCGGTTGGATCCCGATGGGATGTCGACTGCCTCTCGCCCTACTGGACCCGTGCAGATCAAGCTTCGAGTGCCGAGGGAAGAATTTGAGAGGCTGATGAAGGAAAGTAAGAGCAAGGTAGAGGCAGTGGAGAGGATTGTCGACTTGTGGAAAACGGGTGGCATGTGTAGTGGTCAAGCGCGTGAGGTGCGTTTTCTAGCCGTTCTCGATGATAAAATTCTAATAGCTTTTTGA